A single Malaclemys terrapin pileata isolate rMalTer1 chromosome 3, rMalTer1.hap1, whole genome shotgun sequence DNA region contains:
- the SERTAD2 gene encoding SERTA domain-containing protein 2: MLGKGGKRKFDEHEDGLEGKVVSPTDGPSKVSYTLQRQTIFNISLMKLYNHRPLTEPSLQKTVLINNMLRRIQEELKQEGSLRPVFITTSQPTDPLGDSFREAQPAFSHLASQPVHPTDLVSTTPLESCLTPASLLEDDTFCTSQTVQHDGPTKLPPPAVQPVKDSFSSALDEIEELCPTPTSTEAVVVATEAAATTDDSKENSSESNVQKSEGVQESRTSESKLMDSLPGNFEITTSTGFLTDLTLDDILFADIDTSMYDFDPCTSATGAASKMAPVSADDLLKTLAPYSSQPVTPNQPFKMDLTELDHIMEVLVGS, from the coding sequence AtgttggggaaaggaggaaagcGGAAGTTTGACGAGCATGAAGATGGGCTGGAAGGCAAAGTGGTGTCTCCTACTGACGGTCCATCTAAGGTGTCTTACACCTTACAGCGCCAGACTATCTTCAACATTTCCCTTATGAAACTTTATAACCACAGGCCATTAACAGAGCCAAGCTTGCAAAAGACAGTTTTAATTAACAACATGCTGAGGCGAATCCAGGAGGAACTCAAACAAGAAGGCAGCTTGAGGCCTGTGTTCATCACCACTTCACAGCCTACTGACCCTCTGGGTGACAGCTTTCGAGAGGCTCAGCCTGCGTTCAGTCATCTTGCCTCTCAGCCTGTTCACCCCACTGACTTAGTAAGCACTACACCATTAGAGTCTTGCCTCACCCCAGCCTCTTTGCTTGAGGATGACACTTTTTGCACTTCCCAGACTGTCCAACACGATGGTCCTACAAAACTACCACCTCCAGCTGTCCAACCGGTAAAAGACAGTTTCTCCTCGGCCTTGGACGAAATTGAGGAGCTCTGTCCAACACCTACCTCTACCGAGGCAGTAGTAGTagcaacagaagcagcagcaacaacgGATGACTCTAAAGAGAACTCCAGTGAGTCTAATGTTCAAAAGTCTGAGGGAGTCCAAGAGAGCAGAACAAGTGAATCAAAACTCATGGACTCTTTACCCGGCAATTTTGAGATAACAACTTCCACAGGTTTCCTTACAGACTTGACCTTGGATGATATTCTGTTTGCTGACATTGACACATCTATGTATGATTTTGACCCTTGCACATCTGCTACAGGGGCTGCCTCAAAAATGGCTCCTGTCTCAGCAGATGATCTCCTAAAAACTCTAGCCCCCTATAGTAGTCAACCAGTAACCCCAAATCAGCCTTTCAAAATGGACCTCACAGAACTGGATCACATAATGGAGGTGCTTGTTGGGTCTTAA